Proteins found in one Neofelis nebulosa isolate mNeoNeb1 chromosome 3, mNeoNeb1.pri, whole genome shotgun sequence genomic segment:
- the LOC131507519 gene encoding S-phase kinase-associated protein 1, with protein MPSIKLQSSDGEIFEVDVEIAKQSVTIKTMLEDLGMDDEGDDDPVPLPNVNAAILKKVIQWCTHHKDDPPPPEDDENKEKRTDDIPVWDQEFLKVDQGTLFELILAANYLDIKGLLDVTCKTVANMIKGKTPEEIRKTFNIKNDFTEEEEAQVRKENQWCEEK; from the coding sequence ATGCCTTCAATTAAGTTGCAGAGTTCTGATGGAGAGATATTTGAAGTTGATGTTGAAATTGCCAAACAGTCTGTGACTATCAAGACCATGTTGGAAGATTTGGGAATGGATGACGAAGGAGATGATGACCCAGTTCCTCTACCAAATGTTAATGCAGCAATATTAAAAAAGGTCATTCAATGGTGCACCCACCACAAGGATGACCCCCCTCCTCCTGAGGATGATGAGAACAAAGAAAAGCGAACAGATGATATCCCTGTTTGGGACCAAGAATTCCTGAAAGTTGACCAAGGAACACTTTTTGAACTTATTCTGGCTGCGAACTACTTAGACATTAAAGGTTTGCTTGATGTTACATGCAAGACTGTTGCCAATATGATCAAGGGGAAAACTCCTGAGGAGATTCGCAAGACCTTCAATATCAAAAATGATTTTACTGAAGAAGAGGAAGCCCAGGTACGCAAAGAGAACCAGTGGTGTGAAGAGAAGTGA